The genomic segment ACTTCATCAGTGGATTTGTACTCTAGATGTTTAACATTTAGTTCTAATAATTCAAAATACCTCTTCATATCTTCATGATTAGATATAGAGTACTTTATAATTTCATAATTTTTTATATTTTTCTCAAAGAGACGAATTTTGTGGAAGAACCCATCATCAGATAACTTTTTTAACTTTTCATTGAGTTTTTCATCACTTAAACTCTCATCACTTTCATCTAAGAAATCCACATTTTTTATATTGTAATAATGTGTTTTAACAAATCCCAAGAAGTCCCCTTTAAACTCAACAGGTAACAGCAAATAGTTTAAAATATAAAATTTAAACAGATTATTTTTTGAATCAACATCTAAATACAAACTATCTCTTTTATTAAACTCATCTTGCATCCTCTTTAGTTGATTTTCTAGCTTTCCAAGGTCAAAGATACTCTTCTCTCCTCTTTTAATTTTAGGTACTCTAAAGTTTAGATACTCCTCTTTCTTCTTCAAATACTCCTGGATTTTTTCTAAATTAGTTGGATCAAATTTATTTTTAAACTCTTTTAAATCCCCATTAAATTCAATTGTTAAAAAAGCATAAGCTACTTGGAGCTTATATTTCAATCTAAATAGAGAGTTGTTTTTAGTAATCTCTTCCATCTGCTTTTTAAGTTCTAAAAGCTCGGAATTAATATTTGTTATCCTAGTTTTACTTTTAATTCCATTAATCTCGTTATTGTAGTCTTCCACTAGGTTTTTTCTTTTGTTATATAATTTTTTATAGATATTAGATGTATGAATATCCCAAAAGTACGGAGTATTTTCCATTAGTTTAAAGTGTGACTCCATTCGATTTAAATTTTTCTTTGAAAGGTCATTTTTTTTAGAAAAACTTTTTATAGCATCCATTTCATTTTGAAAATTTTCAACAATTAACTTTTTAAAATCAGAATCCTCCACACCATCACAAGTAAAAAATGTATTTATAAACTTATTAAATCCACTTTTATTACTACATAAAGTGTTGTAGTACGAGTATAGTTTCTTTATATTCTTAAGTTTTCCCAAAATAGGGGTTCCGTCAGGAAAACGCGGTTTTACAACGTTAAGAAAATTAAAAAATTAATCGAACCTAATAAAATCAATATCTTATACCGTTCTGCTCCCGAAAACGCGGAATAACAACGCTAAGAACTGATTTTTAAGGATTTTTTGATTTTTTTTAAAATTTAACAACGTTAAGGATTAAAAAACAAGCCTATTGAGACACTGAAAACCCTTATTTTTCAATGGGTCATAGAATATCTCAATAGAGTACAATCTATTGAAACATTTTGATTTTTGAGACAATCTTTAAAAATTTTAGTTTTTTAAGAACAAAAAAGTCTATAACCTTAATAAAATCAAAGGCTTGTACGGTGTTTCAACATTCCTTAGCGTTGTTATTCCGCGTTTTCCTGATGGGACCCCAAATAGAAAGTTCTTCATCTCCATCAAGGTAGTTAGTTTTATTTTCAATTTTAAACTCCCCTATAAGTTTTGTATATCTGAAGAAGTTTAAATCAAGAAGGTTTTTAAGATTATCACAACCTCTATTTTCAAAAAGGTTTTCAAAGTACATGTAGTCGTAATGCATTAAAGCATGCCTAAACTCAGAAAAAATATCTACAATCTTTTTAAGATCCTGCTTTAGATTTTCTTTAGAGCTATATCCAGAGAGCTCTGACATTTTAATTTTCAAACTTTTATTCAACAATTCAAGCTGTTCAATTTTTCGTTTATTTCCATTTTTATGACTAAAAAGTACTTTTAACTCCTCAATCTCTTTGTTATTTTTAGAAATTCTTTTTTCCAGTTGGTTAACTCTGTTTTCAACCTCTTTTGAGAGGGTACTATAAACATAATCTGTAATTTTTTCTAATCGTTTATCTAATAAAGGAGTATTATTTTTAGAGAGTTTCCAAACCTCTGTAATGCCCTCCTCTTTTAAAGGAGCACATAAAAAATCATTTATTAGTGCAAAGTATATTAGAAGATTTGAACGATAATTTAGGAATCGTTTAATCTTATAAATTTTTAAAGAGTCAATCTCATCCACTGAAACTCTAGCTATTTCAGAGTAATTTCGGCAAACCTCTTTAGATAAAAGTTTTCGTTCTGTTTGAGAGGTTCTATTTCTTAGTTTTATTCTCTCTCCACTAACATCTTTTTTCTGTTCCTCCATTTTATCCTCTACCTCAGCAAAGATAACATTAGTAGTTTTTTCTTTTAAACTTAATGTTACTTTATATCTTCGAATCTCTTTATTTAAAATTTTATCAAATTTAGTAATAATAAAACTATTTTTATCACCAGGAGAATTTCCCATGGTGTCATATGAAAAACTATATCTATTTCTCTCTTTCTCTTTAGATTTAAAACTTTTTATAATAACTTTTCTAGATGTTAAATCTATGTATGAATCTAAGTTAAAAGTATCAACGCCCCCCTGTTTTTGATACAGTACCTTCAACTCTTTTATCCCTATCATATCGTAATTGGATAAAATTATTCTAATAATAGAACTTCTATTTTGCTTAGATCCATATATTTTATTTTTTTCCACATTCACCCCTCCTATGTACAAATTTTAATAAAATTTACTTTTTAACTTTATTAGATAAAGCTATATTATGTCCCCCACGATAATTGTGCAACAATCTGTTGCACAATTTCCGCCGGATAGCTTTCAAAAAACTCCTTACAACTTAGATAACTTCTTGTTTTTTTAAAATAAACTTACATTTAGGATAGTTATTACATCCAATAAATTTACCATAACGACCATTTTTTTCCACTAATTTTGTTTTACACTTTGGGCAGATTCCGTGATTTATCATCTCTTTTTTTTGTTTTAATCTTGCCTTTACATTTTGAATATGCTTCTCCTCTATGTTTTCATCAAGAACAATAGAAGCTCTTAATTTTTCTATTATTTTCTCTATATCTGAATTAGTAAAAATTTTAGTTTTATAATTAAGAATAAATCGTTCTAATTCTAATAGATGGATGACAATATTTTTAGAGTTAATTTTTAATTCAGCATCTCCAGCAAATACTACAATTGGAACAAATTTATATTTCTGAATTTTTAAGATACTTTCTAAAATGTTTATATGAGCGAAGTTTTGTTTTATTGGATTATAAAACTTATATTTTTTTCCATACATATTTTGAGTCCAATATTCAGAACTGTCTCCTCCATAAATCCATCCGCTATAATTTTTAGTTTCTATTACAAAAATTCCATAGTTAGATATTATTAGATGATCTATTTGAGTTGTTATTCCGTTTACTTCTAAGTAGATATCATTAAATATATGATAATCTTTTGGAAGAAATTTTAGCATGATACTTACGTTTTTTTCTCCTATTTTTCCTAGCATTTCTGCTTCAGTTTCATATTTCCATGTAGGTATTTTTAGTTTCTTATTTTTAAAATTTAACACAAATAATATTATTAATATACTAATAATTAATATATTTAAAAAAAGCATTATTCTTCTCCTAGATAATTACGACATAGGATATAGTTTATTCTATTTGTTATTATTTTTCAATAAAATAAAAAACACACCAATATCTAGTCGGTGTGTTTTATGATTATTAAATTCTAAAATCTGTGTTTAAATAAGTTTCTAAAGGATGAATATCTTTAATCGTATTTTTTACAAACTTTCCACGGAAATAATCATCAAAATCTCTATCGTGAACAATTATAACATCGTTGTAATCAAATAGTGTATCAGGTACTTTAGATATGATAAATCTTTTAGCTTGATCATAACTTAAATCAATCTCTAATTTTTTTAAAACTTTAAAAGTTTCATCAACATCTAAAGATCCATGGATTTCAATAATTCCATTTATTAATTTTAAAATATAATTTTCTTTTTCTCTAAGCTCTGCATTATTTTCTAAAAACTCGAATAAAACAGTTCCAATCTCTTTATCAATAGCTTCAAAGTATCTCTTTTGGATATCTTCTTCTGAAGGGAAATTATTTTTTTCTAAAGCTTCTTCTATAATTTTTTCAAATGTTTCCTTTGGGTAATTTTGAAGATTATTTGCCTCAGAGTATCTATTTATAAAACTTATTGTATCCTCAGTAATATTTGAAATAGAGCTATCTGATAAACCTAAATCTTCAAATGTACTCCAAATATCTCTAAACTCATCATCAAAAATTTTTTCTGAATCATCTTTTAAAGCTATTTCTAAATACTTGTGAGTGCACATAGGTAAGTGGTTGTAAAGTGTTTCAACATTTTCAAAGTAAAAATTTTTT from the Cetobacterium somerae genome contains:
- the cas13c gene encoding type VI-C CRISPR-associated RNA-guided ribonuclease Cas13c, translated to MGKLKNIKKLYSYYNTLCSNKSGFNKFINTFFTCDGVEDSDFKKLIVENFQNEMDAIKSFSKKNDLSKKNLNRMESHFKLMENTPYFWDIHTSNIYKKLYNKRKNLVEDYNNEINGIKSKTRITNINSELLELKKQMEEITKNNSLFRLKYKLQVAYAFLTIEFNGDLKEFKNKFDPTNLEKIQEYLKKKEEYLNFRVPKIKRGEKSIFDLGKLENQLKRMQDEFNKRDSLYLDVDSKNNLFKFYILNYLLLPVEFKGDFLGFVKTHYYNIKNVDFLDESDESLSDEKLNEKLKKLSDDGFFHKIRLFEKNIKNYEIIKYSISNHEDMKRYFELLELNVKHLEYKSTDEVGIFNKNMLLPIFKYYQNVFKLYNDIEIHGLLKLAQNKSINLEETLTFVKDEGKDGFFNFSNLLKIINKKDYKNKAKIRNSIAHLNLKELIVDLFKNELKLNENVRSAIEFSLDNKLNKVDLGMDFVNDYYMKKERFIFNQRRLIPSDIIDTKRDLMKKQNDELMKKYRLNLDYDNLNKVYDRANKLRSIADEVESIDENKGIFTSIKVDNIPFLKLDEKTRNGILIKDSSDLMGVYKEQVVKKLKKKVIEKFIYDEEKIITINVYKAAAGETESFIIKVKRDKDSDVYIIDEKSILENQYYLCCEKGGVVTVVPKHSVKKIEFKFDLRSGYIFGKTIVYGTK
- the cas13c gene encoding type VI-C CRISPR-associated RNA-guided ribonuclease Cas13c gives rise to the protein MEKNKIYGSKQNRSSIIRIILSNYDMIGIKELKVLYQKQGGVDTFNLDSYIDLTSRKVIIKSFKSKEKERNRYSFSYDTMGNSPGDKNSFIITKFDKILNKEIRRYKVTLSLKEKTTNVIFAEVEDKMEEQKKDVSGERIKLRNRTSQTERKLLSKEVCRNYSEIARVSVDEIDSLKIYKIKRFLNYRSNLLIYFALINDFLCAPLKEEGITEVWKLSKNNTPLLDKRLEKITDYVYSTLSKEVENRVNQLEKRISKNNKEIEELKVLFSHKNGNKRKIEQLELLNKSLKIKMSELSGYSSKENLKQDLKKIVDIFSEFRHALMHYDYMYFENLFENRGCDNLKNLLDLNFFRYTKLIGEFKIENKTNYLDGDEELSIWGPIRKTRNNNAKEC
- a CDS encoding NERD domain-containing protein, coding for MLFLNILIISILIILFVLNFKNKKLKIPTWKYETEAEMLGKIGEKNVSIMLKFLPKDYHIFNDIYLEVNGITTQIDHLIISNYGIFVIETKNYSGWIYGGDSSEYWTQNMYGKKYKFYNPIKQNFAHINILESILKIQKYKFVPIVVFAGDAELKINSKNIVIHLLELERFILNYKTKIFTNSDIEKIIEKLRASIVLDENIEEKHIQNVKARLKQKKEMINHGICPKCKTKLVEKNGRYGKFIGCNNYPKCKFILKKQEVI